One genomic segment of Styela clava chromosome 3, kaStyClav1.hap1.2, whole genome shotgun sequence includes these proteins:
- the LOC120343415 gene encoding myosin light chain 3, skeletal muscle isoform-like, protein MAEFTEQQVEDIVEAFELFDKDGDNKIYFYQVGDVVRALGECPTNEDVEKCMENPSKEDMKAKKLTVDEFKPIFTKIINDAVKGTQEDFMEGLRVFDKDGNGTVMGAEIRHVLTTLGEKLTSAQVSAMMQGQEESNGSINYAVFCKFLLEEPKAAI, encoded by the exons ATG gCCGAATTCACTGAACAACAAGTTGAAG ATATTGTCGAAGCTTTCGAACTCTTCGACAAAGACGGAGataacaaaatatacttctacCAAGTTGGCGACGTAGTCAGAGCATTGGGAGAATGCCCAACCAATGAAGATGTTGAAAAATGCATGGAAAACCCGAGCAAAGAAG ATATGAAAGCAAAAAAGCTCACAGTCGATGAATTCAAGCCAATCTTCACCAAAATCATAAACGATGCAGTGAAGGGAACTCAAGAAGATTTCATGGAAGGTTTGAGAGTTTTTGACAAGGACGGCAACGGTACTGTAATGGGGGCTGAAATCAGACACGTTTTGACAACATTAG GTGAAAAACTAACATCCGCCCAAGTATCCGCCATGATGCAAGGACAGGAAGAATCTAATGGATCTATTAATTACGCAG tgTTTTGCAAGTTCCTCCTTGAAGAACCGAAAGCAGCAATCTaa
- the LOC120343389 gene encoding uncharacterized protein LOC120343389, which yields MVWYFDNVRIYSAKDKHFRKESMSRTKYSLQSAAYLCCSIYLVFQFLPTCYAGQHSSSVNTFYAEDLDFYNSLALQETHSDNVLSSRDDKMYKLLRKRNTHISTEESKKDRVNNPEELPRGLSRPVMYRWFPQHLGSPTDHPDEYGDSADLETEASPFDNEEYTMPINLSQMEAVFHDPMLTELEDAGQPEDESIDEAPLETLKKTLRMRRDLNSWRQVRRQNLEIMRQRKAILANQRRIRTSTTPKPKPRTTLKPPTKRRSWKKNPSAKKTKPGKSKPQARGGGPVTSTQRNRPTPIITDSRNVKRISSSTPTTGLPATTHQSNITNSGNKNATTSFTNVAKTSPQNSIYSSQAKPSTTQRPKMRTTAATKSNYKTFASNKKKNLSGPTKKSSSKVSTNRKNLSWQQRKNLPKPKFSMKSSESLTVVKPVILQNGKKMTKTITRPLRPKLYDSPRPRNSRSRVTFSKWGQWMSCKAKSCGATGRQMRTRTCFGNNLTAADYAICNYDSLVDHQPCQASPCTTSKVETKATPPSSRITRWSEWSKCSVTCGTNGEQTRTRICYELSPVDQDMVTIPCEGKTLESRPCQYSVSCPMWDEWSRWSSCSKTCGNDGVSFRERKCIVERYVSFDVKASGGQQRPNNNRQFDSGLQRKRPNLQESNKNKKAVVKPRHGAVAKPKKAPTSNGKLFLNDEGKEVFVVDAPQQTLDDEQTTSPPRPGFHQSQPVKEFVDSNLCPEEGSSEEERRCVLQRCPAEWGEWSSWSRCGTTCGSGISRRERICSGESFFFPTTCTGRKFMYRRCYAPPCWGAWSPYSRCSITCGDKPGSRQRTRECRGTSTIVPEYTFCEGEKVDKIECETETCSDSSWSKWSEYEECSASCNGGYRRRTRTCLDHQSCDGPTEDFGRCNIQECPSWSKWSMFSCCSVTCGKGTRRRTRTCENGDIGVTGCDGGTSDNESCYREPCDSESSKISMFNGFRCGVGSVANLKKIAFLRIFGGARSAAHEWPWQSSWQHRDSLDSEWQHFCGATLIHPRWVITASHCTEESEYIVNHRNPGKTWAVVIGMVKLYKDGQRYFVDRIFVHPKYEYKSVTKNDIALLKLRKMVPITKDVMPACMPRMTKPVVGEKCFVTGWGYTNPGPDALLSLSLREASVPIMQFSRCRTLGDYYRYFLDSSMHMCAGNPVTASSDSCTGDSGGPLVCTKNKRWYLAAVTSFGFADCGTPGHVGIYAPMSTYEKWVRSTIEDNTYEKC from the exons ATGGTgtggtattttgataatgtaaGAATATATTCTGCCAAAGACAAACACTTCCGAAAAGAATCAATGTCAAGGACAAAATATTCACTCCAATCGGCAGCATACCTTTGTTGCTCCATATACCTCGTGTTTCAATTTTTACCAACATGCTACGCAGGACAGCATTCTAGCTCTGTGAACACTTTTTATGCAGAAGATCTCGACTTTTATAACTCTTTAGCGTTGCAAGAAACGCACTCTGACAATGTTTTGTCATCGCGTGACGACAAAATGTACAAACTTTTGCGGAAACGAAACACTCATATTTCCACGGAAGAAAGTAAAAAAGACCGAGTTAACAATCCCGAGGAGCTCCCAAGAGGTCTTTCTCGTCCTGTAATGTACCGATGGTTTCCCCAGCACCTCGGATCACCCACCGATCATCCTGATGAATATGGAGATAGTGCAGATTTAGAAACTGAAGCAAGTCCATTTGATAACGAGGAATACACAATGCCGATAAACTTGTCACAGATGGAAGCTGTTTTTCACGACCCAATGTTAACGGAATTGGAAG ACGCAGGTCAACCAGAAGATGAATCGATTGACGAAGCTCCGTTAGAAACCCTGAAAAAGACATTGAGAATGCGACGCGATCTTAATTCCTGGCGTCAAGTGAGGagacaaaatttggaaattatGAGACAACGTAAAGCTATTTTAGCCAACCAAAGAAGAATCCGAACATCTACAACACCAAAGCCTAAACCACGGACAACACTAAAACCCCCGACAAAACGGCGTTCCTGGAAGAAAAATCCTTCGGCTAAAAAAACGAAACCTGGTAAATCTAAACCACAAGCAAGAGGGGGTGGTCCAGTTACATCTACCCAAAGAAATCGTCCGACTCCAATTATTACAGATTCACGTAATGTAAAAAGGATATCTTCATCAACTCCAACAACAGGATTACCTGCTACCACTCATCAATCTAACATAACCAACTCAGGAAATAAAAATGCAACCACCTCATTCACGAACGTTGCAAAAACATCACcacaaaattcaatatattcatcTCAAGCAAAACCGTCGACCACACAACGGCCAAAAATGCGAACAACCGCAGCGACAAAATCAAACTACAAGACTTTTGcctcaaataaaaaaaagaatttgtcTGGACCCACAAAAAAGTCCTCGTCCAAAGTTTCAACAAACCGAAAAAACTTGTCCTGGCAACAAAGAAAAAATTTGCCAAAGCCGAAATTTAGCATGAAATCATCCGAATCATTAACGGTGGTGAAACCAGTCATTTTACAGAATGGTAAAAAGATGACTAAAACCATAACAAGACCGTTACGACCAAAGTTATACGATTCTCCGCGACCCCGAAAT AGTCGATCCAGGGTCACATTTTCGAAATGGGGTCAGTGGATGTCTTGTAAAGCAAAATCATGTGGAGCTACTGGAAGACAAATGAGAACAAGAACTTGCTTTGGAAATAATTTAACTGCTGCCGATTACGCAATTTGTAATTATG atTCTCTAGTTGATCATCAACCGTGTCAAGCAAGTCCATGTACAACTAGTAAAGTTGAGACAAAGGCAACACCGCCATCATCAAG AATCACTCGCTGGTCAGAATGGAGTAAATGCAGCGTGACATGTGGTACGAACGGTGAGCAGACAAGAACGAGGATATGCTATGAGTTATCTCCCGTCGATCAAGATATGGTGACaat ACCATGTGAGGGTAAAACTCTAGAATCCAGACCTTGCCAATATTCTGTTAGTTGTCCTATGTGGGATGAGTGGAGTAGATGGAGTAGTTGTTCGAAGACATGTGGAAACGATGGTGTTTCATTTAGAGAACGAAAGTGCATAGTTGAAAG ATACGTGTCTTTTGATGTAAAGG CAAGCGGTGGTCAGCAAAGACCCAATAATAACCGACAGTTTGATTCTGGTTTACAAAGGAAAAGGCCGAATCTACAggaatcaaataaaaataag AAGGCGGTGGTTAAACCACGACATGGGGCAGTTGCAAAACCTAAAAAGGCACCAACGTCAAACGGAAAACTCTTCCTCAATGACGAAGGCAAAGAAGTGTTTGTCGTTGATGCACCACAGCAAACATTAGATGACGAACAGACGACATCTCCTCCGAGACCCGGTTTCCATCAGAGTCAGCCAGTGAAAG AATTTGTTGACTCGAATTTGTGCCCCGAAGAGGGATCATCGGAAGAGGAAAGAAGATGTGTTCTGCAACGGTGCCCAGCTGAATGGGGCGAGTGGTCATCGTGGTCAAGATGTGGTACGACTTGTGGCTCAGGAATAAGCAGACGAGAGAGGATTTGTAGCGGGGAATCATTTTTCTTTCCAA CTACTTGCACTGGGAGGAAATTTATGTATCGTCGATGTTATGCTCCTCCCTGCTGGGGTGCTTGGTCACCTTACAGTAGATGCTCGATTACATGCGGAGATAAACCGGGAAGCAGACAGAGAACAAGAGAATGTAGGGGAACATCAACAATCGTGCCTGAATATACATTTTGTGAAGGTGAAAAGGTTGACAAGATTGAATGTGAAACAGAG ACTTGCTCTGACAGTTCTTGGAGTAAATGGTCAGAATATGAAGAATGCTCAGCATCATGTAACGGCGGATACAGGAGAAGAACCCGGACATGCCTTGATCATCAGTCATGTGACGGACCTACAGAAGACTTTGGACGTTGTAATATACAg GAATGTCCATCTTGGTCAAAATGGTCAATGTTTTCTTGCTGTTCTGTGACATGCGGTAAAGGTACGAGACGTCGAACAAGGACTTGTGAAAACGGAGATATTGGAGTGACAG GATGCGATGGGGGGACATCAGATAATGAATCTTGTTATCGGGAGCCTTGTGACTCTGAATCCTCCAAGATTTCCATGTTTAATGGATTCAGATGTGGCGTCGGATCCGTAGCAAATCTAaagaaaattgcatttttgagAATATTCGGTGGCGCG AGATCCGCAGCACATGAATGGCCTTGGCAAAGTAGTTGGCAACACAGAGATTCACTGGATTCAGAATGGCAACATTTTTGCGGTGCAACTCTTATTCATCCTAGATGGGTAATCACGGCGAGCCATTGTACAGAAGAGTC GGAATATATTGTAAATCACAGAAATCCTGGAAAGACATGGGCAGTTGTTATTGGTATGGTTAAACTGTATAAAGATGGACAGAGATATTTTGTTGATCGAATTTTTGTTCATCCAAAGTACGAATATAAATCGGTAACAAAAA ATGACATCGCACTTTTGAAATTGCGAAAAATGGTTCCCATTACTAAGGATGTGATGCCAGCATGTATGCCGAGGATGACAAAACCAGTTGTAggcgaaaaatgttttgtaacaGGATGGGGCTATACAA ACCCGGGACCAGATGCTCTACTTTCGCTAAGTTTACGCGAAGCTTCTGTACCAATCATGCAGTTTTCAAGATGTCGTACGTTGGGGGATTATTACAGATATTTCTTAGATTCATCAATGCACATGTGTGCTGGAAATCCTGTTACGGCATCTTCGGATTCGTGCACG GGAGATTCTGGAGGTCCATTAGTATGTACCAAGAACAAAAGATGGTATCTTGCTGCTGTTACATCATTTGGATTTGCAGACTGTGGAACACCGGGCCACGTGGGAATTTATGCTCCAATGTCAACTTATGAAAAATGGGTTCGAAGTACAATCGAAGATAATACGTACGAGAAATGTTAA